Proteins from a genomic interval of Pseudomonas sp. RC10:
- a CDS encoding amino acid adenylation domain-containing protein produces the protein MTSIRDQAAHFPELVGLYAQRQPDRIALRHIVHEDQAPLLTTYAELDRQARAVAGVLQHQLGAQGGERCVLILPTGADYAAAFLGCLYAKVIAVPAFAPEYNRQTHLDRLTGILQDAAPGVVLGRREDLDKFQHLLQPFMPAGGRFIAIEDIDGGQGTFQPSLIDTSSLAFLQYTSGSTSAPKGVMVSHNNLMANEVAMARHFVTDASTESWVSWLPLYHDMGLMCGLLLPLYYGGTLTLMSPNYFLGRPARWLEVMSEYNGTFSGGPDFAYRLCVERVKPSAVKGLKLDNWSLAFSGSEPIRIATLDAFSEHFAAAGFDRRALTPSYGLAEATLFVSAAHRAVPFGIKRFDGSQLAAGDADEALFAHQNATSRLPGCGWCSDDHGLRIVDPASQAVLPEGQVGEIWIGGPSVAEGYWQNPEATAQTFVQEGGQRWLRSGDLGIASGGELFITGRLKDLIILNGQNLYPQDIEQSLEKSVELLRRGRIAAFPVTDEQGAEGVGLALEISRNVRRLMQPQMICDAVRDAVSELFLVAPKVIVLLEPGALPRTTSGKLQRSACRVGWQNGSLDSFAVWQDGRLLDVEGEPVDDVSLLPEVVAAWQEVLGKDDLKAADHFFARGGDSVGVVQVLSRLNGELGLKLEPAHLFEHPTLGAFSAHVASQNRSAERAPAVPRVSRDTAPEQSFAQQRLWFLAQLEPDSSAYHLCGQLSLSGAIDDVALQRSFDDLVARHESLRTTFAINANEVLVQRIHAAQPVVIEPHDLSLHAQPLEALGELAKAAVEHPMDLQTGPLWRVLNVQLAPGQQQLVLVLHHIIADGWSVQVILKDFAALYSAHASGQIPALAPLPIQYADFAAWQRQRLAGGEGERQLAYWRERLGDTQPVLTLPADRPRPAQQSHRGARYALAFDSALSQGLRDLASAHGATLFMVMLAAYKSLLQRYSSQTDLRVGVPVAGRTCTEAEGLIGLFVNTLVLRTDVSPLHSFSTLIDAVKHTALGAQNHQDLPFDQLVEALGVSRSLSHNPLCQVKFTQQFPLPQNLEMGGMRMDVNQLDDFSAHFDLGLDITDSAEGIQAVFTYACDLFDEPRIAGFAADLLRLCAQVVADPNARLADLKVSAVPSRLIAESVSFPATNVLTLWNASVSAQPQTLALQGEDHGIDFATADADANRLAQHLRASGVGAESRVGLLLERSVEFVVGVLAILKTGAAYVPLDPKWPTERQAFVLADSGARWLIRDGAPPADFSGEVIGVEATAAWRTQSATALSLPLHPEQAAYLIYTSGTSGTPKGVVISHGALADYVQGLLSRLSLDADASMAMVSTVGADLGHTVLFGALCSARTLHLISPERTTDADRFAAYMAANKVGVLKIVPTHLSGLLQAANPADVLPEQALILGGDALPWELVAQVKRLKPACRVINHYGPTETTVGVLSNELADIQNTSDSAPIGRPLPNATALILNEHLEPVVQGDIGELYVGGPGLARGYHDRPAMTAAVFIPDPSGHGRRLYRSGDRARLLANGQIQFLGRADDQVKVRGYRVALGEIAQRLRQLDGLRDAHVRVNDRGQLIAYALIAKGAHVDGEALRAQLSECLPDYMVPSHVLTLEAFPITANGKLDHAALPSPQTVSQTFEAPHDGVEATLAALWEKALNVEAVGRHDNFFTLGGDSILSLQIIARARRQGIRLTPKQLFEKQTIAELAQVAVLADAKPVAAPVSAPIMPRDFALTPIQARFFALPVAQRSHWNQSLLLNLPNALDVSVLQQALAVLLVHHDSLRLSFHQGGDGQWQQRYRETETAERLLWTCELSREEDLASLSDEAQRSFNIETGPLLRVVHARLPSGEGRLLIAIHHLAVDGVSWRVLLEDLQHAYSRLLAGQSVALAEKTASFQRWSQSLHDLARSPELAAQLPHWQGLSAADACLPGDTSVHGLIGAGDTVSLTLDAQDTRRLLSEAPAAYRTRIDDLLLAALSQALWQWSGRRRHVISLEGHGREDVFENGNALDLSRSVGWFTSLYPVALEADDDAIATLKSVKEAVRAVPEKGLGYGVLKYLAGADLPELVGQGVTFNYLGRFDDSFADSGDALFSLSSQTLQHLRDPQGPLANALAIDGQVRGGQLHLDWTFSRERFSRETIEQLVALYRDQLVQLIAHCSDEHNAGLTPSDFPLAGLTQTQLDTLAIPAREIEDILPLAPMQQGILLHSLLERGNGIYLMQDQYAVGSEVDFEAFKHAWQQVVQRHPALRTAFHGLESGVQRQVVMRRVPSPAQLIDLSHLSRAAAEAELEAVLSAEREQGFDFAKAPLLRLRLVKFGAADFRIVQSHHHALIDAWCRGLMLTEFFAHYRAFLEGRHVSLPAARPYRDFLAWLAEQDEAVSRDYWREALAAFTDVPPLPYRHSPHGEPQMRDVTLALGNAQTARLADQARQHRLTANTFVQAAWALLLMRHSDRDEVVFGVTVAGRPTDLEGIEGALGLFINTLPLRIRRPGLGASALDLLNALQAQNAEMRQHEHLSLADIQLLADTPRGQPLFDSLFVFENVPLGAEVQQAVNEYRIQPLANRTHTNYPLTVVLLPGESLQLQLTYDTRHFNDGDMNTLVGHFRRLLAQLIDNPQQTLSQLQVLEQAEREQLLEQGQGAVQKHWYGISYLERFESRVQAHPTREVARCEGESLSYDALNRSANRIGHGLIAAGVQGDDVVALFAPRGLPLLSMIIGAFKAGGAYLALDDRHPAGRSARMLVSSAAPVLLTPRDCLTQVEAMLGLMETPPRLLILEDLLANDRDDNPGRYASAEQLAYVIYTSGSTGEPKGVMVNQRGMLNNQMSKLPYLRLGEGDVIAQTAATGFDISVWQFLTAPLFGGRVEILPDAVVHDPQRLLEEVVANQVSVLECVPAVIDGMLAVAPHKLDALRWLIPTGEALTVDLATRWFNRYPNVPLVNAYGPAECADDVALHTLTGAPAAKANMPIGRPTDNNRLYVLDSSLQLAAPGVVGELYIGGVGVGRGYAARPGLTAERFLPDPFGEPGARLYRSGDLARWNAEGALEYVGRADFQVKIRGQRIELGEIENVLLAQPSVRDAVVSAQPTPHGPQLVAYVVAEAEQALSADVLKTALAQALPAFMVPAHVMLLARLPRNANGKLDRKALPAPTVQERHFEAPQGEREEVLAELWQGLLKIERVGRDDNFFELGGHSLLATRLLSRIRERLGVSIPLAQAFEATTVAAQAALIDTLQGQTLTLDRLDALDEFMNELEESN, from the coding sequence ATGACATCCATACGAGATCAGGCCGCGCATTTTCCCGAACTGGTGGGCTTGTATGCGCAGCGCCAGCCGGACCGGATTGCCCTTCGACACATCGTCCATGAAGACCAGGCGCCGCTGCTGACCACCTATGCCGAGCTGGACCGCCAGGCCCGCGCGGTGGCCGGTGTGTTGCAGCATCAGTTGGGGGCGCAGGGCGGTGAACGCTGCGTGCTGATCCTGCCCACCGGCGCCGATTACGCGGCGGCCTTTCTCGGTTGCCTGTACGCGAAAGTCATCGCCGTGCCCGCGTTCGCGCCGGAGTACAACCGCCAGACGCACCTGGACCGGCTGACCGGCATCCTTCAGGACGCGGCGCCGGGCGTGGTTTTGGGCCGTCGTGAAGACCTCGACAAATTCCAACACCTGTTGCAACCGTTCATGCCCGCGGGCGGACGCTTCATCGCCATTGAAGACATCGACGGTGGGCAAGGCACGTTCCAGCCCTCGTTGATCGACACTTCGTCGCTCGCCTTTTTGCAATACACCTCGGGGTCCACCAGCGCACCGAAAGGCGTGATGGTCTCCCACAACAACCTCATGGCCAACGAAGTCGCCATGGCCCGGCACTTCGTCACCGACGCCTCCACCGAAAGCTGGGTGAGCTGGCTGCCGCTCTACCACGACATGGGCCTGATGTGCGGCCTGCTGCTGCCGCTGTACTACGGCGGCACCCTGACGCTGATGTCGCCGAATTATTTCCTTGGCCGTCCGGCGCGCTGGCTGGAAGTGATGAGCGAATACAACGGCACCTTCTCCGGCGGCCCGGATTTCGCGTATCGCTTGTGCGTCGAGCGGGTCAAACCGAGCGCGGTGAAGGGCCTCAAGCTGGATAACTGGAGCCTGGCGTTTTCCGGCTCCGAGCCGATTCGCATCGCCACGCTGGACGCCTTCAGCGAGCACTTCGCGGCCGCCGGTTTCGACCGCCGCGCCCTGACCCCAAGTTATGGCCTCGCCGAAGCGACGTTGTTCGTCAGCGCTGCCCACCGTGCCGTGCCCTTCGGCATCAAGCGGTTCGACGGCAGTCAGCTCGCTGCGGGTGATGCCGACGAAGCGCTGTTCGCCCACCAGAACGCGACGAGTCGTTTGCCCGGTTGCGGCTGGTGCAGCGACGACCATGGGCTGCGCATTGTCGACCCCGCCAGTCAGGCCGTTTTGCCGGAGGGGCAGGTCGGCGAAATCTGGATCGGCGGCCCCAGCGTTGCCGAAGGCTACTGGCAGAACCCCGAGGCCACCGCGCAGACTTTTGTGCAGGAGGGCGGCCAGCGCTGGCTTCGCAGCGGCGACCTTGGCATCGCCAGTGGCGGCGAGCTGTTCATCACCGGTCGTCTCAAGGATCTGATCATCCTCAACGGCCAGAACCTTTACCCGCAGGACATCGAACAGTCACTGGAAAAAAGCGTCGAGCTGCTGCGTCGCGGACGCATCGCCGCGTTCCCGGTCACCGATGAGCAGGGCGCGGAAGGCGTCGGCCTGGCGCTGGAAATCAGCCGCAACGTGCGCCGCCTGATGCAGCCGCAGATGATCTGCGACGCCGTGCGCGATGCCGTGTCGGAACTGTTTCTCGTGGCACCAAAGGTCATCGTGCTGCTGGAACCCGGCGCCTTGCCGCGCACCACCAGCGGCAAATTGCAACGCTCCGCCTGCCGCGTCGGCTGGCAGAACGGCAGCCTCGACAGCTTCGCGGTCTGGCAGGACGGTCGTCTGCTGGACGTCGAGGGCGAGCCGGTGGATGACGTCTCGCTGTTGCCCGAAGTGGTCGCCGCATGGCAGGAAGTGCTGGGCAAGGATGACCTGAAAGCGGCCGACCATTTCTTCGCCCGTGGCGGCGATTCGGTCGGCGTGGTGCAGGTGCTGTCGCGCCTCAACGGCGAGCTGGGCCTGAAGCTGGAGCCCGCGCACCTGTTCGAACACCCGACCCTCGGCGCGTTCAGCGCCCATGTCGCCAGCCAGAACCGCAGCGCCGAACGTGCGCCCGCCGTGCCACGCGTTTCCCGCGATACCGCGCCTGAGCAGTCGTTCGCCCAGCAACGTTTGTGGTTCCTCGCGCAATTGGAACCGGACAGCAGCGCCTATCACCTGTGTGGTCAATTGAGCCTGAGCGGCGCCATCGACGACGTCGCCTTGCAACGCAGTTTCGATGACCTGGTGGCGCGTCACGAAAGCCTGCGCACCACCTTCGCCATCAATGCCAACGAAGTGCTGGTGCAGCGCATCCACGCTGCCCAGCCGGTGGTCATCGAGCCGCACGATTTGAGCCTGCACGCGCAACCCCTCGAAGCCCTGGGCGAACTGGCCAAGGCTGCCGTCGAGCACCCGATGGACTTGCAGACCGGACCGTTGTGGCGCGTGCTCAACGTGCAGCTGGCCCCCGGTCAGCAGCAACTGGTGCTGGTGCTGCATCACATCATCGCTGACGGCTGGTCAGTGCAGGTCATCCTCAAGGACTTCGCAGCGCTCTACAGCGCCCATGCGTCAGGGCAGATTCCAGCGCTGGCGCCGCTGCCGATTCAATACGCCGACTTTGCCGCCTGGCAACGCCAGCGTCTGGCCGGGGGCGAAGGCGAGCGGCAACTGGCCTACTGGCGCGAGCGTCTGGGGGACACCCAGCCGGTGCTCACCTTGCCAGCGGACCGTCCACGCCCTGCGCAACAAAGTCACCGTGGCGCCCGCTATGCCCTCGCGTTCGACAGTGCGCTGAGCCAGGGCTTGCGCGACCTTGCCAGCGCTCACGGCGCGACGCTGTTCATGGTCATGCTCGCGGCCTACAAAAGCCTGTTGCAGCGCTACAGCAGCCAGACCGACCTGCGCGTCGGCGTGCCCGTGGCAGGGCGGACCTGCACCGAAGCCGAGGGCCTGATCGGGCTGTTCGTCAACACGCTGGTGCTGCGCACCGACGTCTCGCCGCTGCACTCGTTCAGCACGTTGATCGACGCAGTCAAACACACCGCGTTGGGTGCCCAGAACCATCAGGATTTGCCGTTCGACCAACTGGTGGAAGCGCTGGGCGTGTCCCGCAGCCTCAGCCACAACCCGCTGTGCCAAGTGAAATTCACCCAGCAATTCCCGCTGCCGCAGAACCTGGAAATGGGCGGCATGCGCATGGACGTCAACCAGCTGGATGACTTCTCCGCGCACTTTGACCTGGGGCTGGACATCACCGACAGCGCCGAGGGTATCCAGGCGGTTTTCACCTACGCCTGCGACCTGTTCGACGAACCGCGCATCGCTGGTTTTGCCGCCGATTTGCTGCGCCTCTGCGCGCAAGTCGTGGCAGACCCCAACGCGCGACTGGCAGACCTGAAGGTTTCTGCTGTGCCGTCGCGGCTGATCGCGGAGTCCGTGTCATTCCCTGCCACCAACGTGCTGACGCTGTGGAATGCCAGTGTCAGCGCGCAGCCTCAAACGCTAGCATTGCAGGGTGAAGATCACGGCATCGATTTCGCCACTGCCGACGCTGACGCCAATCGACTCGCCCAGCACCTGCGCGCTTCCGGTGTGGGCGCGGAAAGTCGCGTCGGCCTGCTGCTGGAACGCTCGGTGGAGTTCGTCGTCGGTGTGCTGGCGATCCTCAAGACCGGCGCCGCCTACGTGCCGCTGGACCCGAAATGGCCGACCGAGCGCCAGGCGTTCGTGTTGGCTGACAGCGGCGCTCGTTGGCTGATCCGCGATGGAGCGCCCCCTGCGGATTTCAGCGGTGAGGTCATCGGCGTTGAGGCGACTGCTGCATGGCGTACACAATCCGCGACGGCGCTGAGTCTGCCGCTGCACCCTGAGCAAGCCGCGTACCTGATCTACACCTCCGGCACCAGCGGAACCCCGAAGGGCGTGGTCATCAGCCACGGCGCGCTGGCCGATTACGTGCAGGGCCTGCTGTCGCGTCTGTCATTGGACGCTGATGCGAGCATGGCCATGGTCTCCACCGTGGGCGCCGACCTCGGTCACACCGTGCTGTTCGGCGCCCTGTGTTCGGCGCGCACGCTGCACTTGATCAGCCCGGAACGCACCACTGACGCCGACCGCTTTGCCGCGTACATGGCGGCCAATAAAGTGGGGGTGCTGAAAATCGTGCCGACCCATTTGAGCGGCCTGCTGCAAGCAGCCAATCCTGCCGACGTGCTGCCGGAGCAGGCGTTGATTCTCGGCGGCGATGCCTTGCCGTGGGAGCTGGTGGCGCAGGTCAAACGCTTGAAACCGGCGTGCCGTGTCATCAACCACTACGGCCCGACTGAAACCACGGTCGGCGTGCTGAGTAACGAACTGGCCGACATCCAGAATACAAGCGACAGCGCCCCCATTGGCCGTCCGCTGCCCAACGCCACTGCGCTGATTCTCAACGAGCATCTAGAACCGGTGGTGCAAGGCGACATCGGCGAGCTGTACGTCGGCGGACCGGGCCTGGCGCGGGGGTATCACGACCGACCGGCCATGACCGCCGCCGTGTTCATTCCCGACCCGAGCGGCCATGGCCGTCGCCTATACCGCAGCGGCGACCGGGCGCGACTGTTGGCCAACGGGCAGATTCAATTCCTCGGGCGCGCCGACGATCAGGTCAAGGTCCGTGGCTACCGCGTGGCCTTGGGTGAAATCGCCCAGCGCCTGCGTCAGCTGGACGGCCTGCGCGATGCCCACGTGCGGGTCAACGACCGGGGCCAATTGATCGCCTATGCCTTGATCGCCAAGGGTGCGCACGTCGACGGCGAAGCCCTGCGTGCTCAGTTGTCCGAATGCTTACCGGATTACATGGTGCCGAGCCACGTGCTGACGCTGGAAGCCTTCCCGATCACGGCCAACGGCAAGCTCGATCACGCCGCGCTGCCTTCGCCGCAGACGGTGTCCCAGACTTTCGAAGCCCCCCACGATGGCGTCGAAGCCACGTTGGCCGCACTGTGGGAAAAAGCGCTCAACGTTGAGGCGGTTGGCCGTCACGATAACTTCTTCACCCTCGGCGGCGACTCGATTCTCAGCCTGCAAATCATCGCCCGCGCCCGCCGCCAGGGCATTCGCCTGACGCCCAAGCAACTGTTCGAAAAACAGACCATCGCCGAGCTGGCCCAAGTGGCGGTGCTGGCCGACGCCAAACCGGTCGCTGCCCCCGTGTCTGCGCCGATAATGCCCCGTGATTTCGCGCTGACCCCGATTCAGGCGCGTTTCTTTGCCTTGCCCGTTGCGCAGCGTTCCCACTGGAACCAGTCACTGTTGCTGAACCTGCCGAACGCACTGGACGTTAGCGTCTTGCAGCAAGCGTTGGCCGTGCTGTTGGTGCACCACGACAGCCTGCGCCTGAGCTTCCATCAGGGCGGCGACGGCCAATGGCAGCAGCGTTATCGCGAGACCGAAACCGCCGAGCGATTGCTATGGACCTGCGAACTGAGCCGCGAAGAAGACCTCGCGTCCCTCAGCGACGAAGCCCAGCGCAGTTTCAACATTGAGACCGGTCCGCTGCTGCGCGTGGTCCATGCGCGCTTGCCGTCGGGTGAGGGGCGGCTGCTGATCGCCATCCATCACCTGGCGGTGGACGGCGTGTCGTGGCGCGTGCTGCTGGAAGACCTGCAACACGCCTACAGCCGCTTGTTGGCGGGGCAATCGGTCGCGCTGGCCGAGAAAACCGCGAGCTTCCAACGCTGGTCGCAGTCCTTGCACGATTTGGCGCGCAGCCCCGAACTGGCCGCGCAATTGCCCCATTGGCAGGGGCTGTCAGCGGCCGACGCCTGCCTGCCGGGCGACACCTCGGTTCACGGCCTGATCGGCGCGGGTGACACGGTCAGTCTGACCCTCGATGCACAGGACACCCGCCGCCTGCTCAGCGAAGCCCCGGCGGCGTATCGCACCCGCATCGACGACCTGCTGTTGGCGGCGCTGTCTCAAGCGTTGTGGCAGTGGAGCGGGCGTCGGCGTCATGTCATCAGCCTCGAAGGCCATGGCCGTGAAGACGTCTTTGAAAACGGCAACGCGCTGGACCTGAGCCGCAGCGTCGGCTGGTTCACCAGCCTGTACCCGGTCGCGCTGGAGGCGGATGACGACGCCATTGCCACGCTCAAATCGGTCAAGGAAGCGGTGCGTGCCGTGCCGGAAAAAGGCCTTGGTTACGGCGTCCTTAAATACCTCGCCGGTGCCGATTTGCCGGAGCTGGTGGGGCAGGGCGTGACCTTCAATTACCTCGGTCGTTTTGACGACAGTTTTGCTGATTCCGGGGACGCGCTGTTCTCGCTGTCGAGCCAAACCCTCCAACACCTGCGCGATCCGCAAGGCCCACTGGCCAACGCTTTGGCCATCGACGGTCAGGTGCGCGGCGGCCAGTTACACCTGGACTGGACCTTCAGTCGCGAGCGTTTCAGTCGCGAAACCATCGAGCAACTGGTGGCGCTGTACCGCGATCAACTGGTGCAACTGATCGCCCATTGCAGCGACGAACACAACGCCGGCCTGACTCCATCGGACTTCCCCTTGGCGGGACTCACCCAGACGCAACTGGACACCCTAGCGATTCCAGCGCGAGAGATCGAAGACATCCTGCCACTGGCCCCGATGCAGCAAGGGATTTTGCTGCACAGCCTGTTGGAACGGGGCAACGGCATCTACCTGATGCAAGACCAATACGCCGTCGGCAGCGAGGTGGATTTCGAGGCCTTCAAACACGCGTGGCAGCAGGTGGTGCAGCGCCACCCGGCCTTGCGCACGGCGTTCCACGGGCTGGAAAGCGGCGTGCAGCGTCAGGTAGTGATGCGCCGCGTGCCATCGCCTGCGCAACTGATCGACCTCAGCCATTTGTCCCGCGCTGCCGCCGAGGCCGAGCTGGAAGCGGTGCTGAGCGCCGAGCGCGAACAGGGTTTCGATTTCGCCAAGGCGCCGCTGCTGCGTTTGCGTCTGGTGAAGTTCGGCGCGGCGGATTTCCGCATCGTCCAGAGCCACCACCACGCGCTGATCGATGCCTGGTGCCGGGGTTTGATGCTCACCGAGTTTTTCGCCCACTACCGCGCGTTTCTTGAAGGGCGCCACGTCAGCTTGCCTGCCGCTCGCCCGTATCGGGATTTCCTGGCCTGGCTCGCCGAGCAGGACGAAGCGGTCAGCCGCGATTACTGGCGCGAGGCGCTGGCCGCGTTCACCGACGTTCCGCCACTGCCGTACCGTCACAGTCCTCACGGTGAGCCGCAGATGCGCGACGTGACCTTGGCCCTCGGCAACGCGCAGACCGCCAGACTGGCGGATCAGGCCCGCCAGCATCGCCTGACCGCCAACACCTTCGTGCAGGCCGCGTGGGCTTTGCTGCTGATGCGTCACAGTGACCGCGACGAGGTGGTGTTCGGCGTCACCGTGGCCGGACGTCCGACCGACCTGGAAGGTATCGAAGGCGCGCTGGGGCTGTTCATCAACACGTTGCCATTGCGCATTCGGCGTCCGGGTCTGGGCGCCTCGGCGCTGGACCTGCTCAACGCGTTGCAGGCGCAAAACGCCGAGATGCGTCAACACGAACATTTGTCGCTGGCCGACATTCAGTTGCTGGCGGACACCCCTCGCGGCCAGCCGTTGTTCGACAGCCTGTTCGTCTTTGAAAACGTTCCGTTGGGCGCCGAGGTTCAGCAGGCCGTGAACGAATACCGCATCCAACCGCTCGCCAACCGCACTCACACCAACTACCCGTTGACCGTGGTGCTGTTGCCCGGCGAGTCCCTGCAATTGCAGCTGACTTACGACACTCGCCACTTCAACGATGGCGACATGAACACGCTGGTCGGCCACTTCCGTCGCCTGCTCGCACAGCTGATCGACAACCCGCAACAGACCCTCAGCCAATTGCAGGTGCTGGAACAGGCCGAGCGCGAGCAACTGCTGGAACAGGGCCAAGGCGCGGTGCAAAAACATTGGTACGGCATCAGCTACCTGGAGCGTTTCGAGTCGCGGGTTCAGGCCCATCCGACCCGGGAAGTGGCGCGCTGCGAAGGCGAGAGCCTGAGCTACGACGCGCTCAATCGCAGCGCCAACCGCATCGGTCACGGCCTGATCGCAGCGGGTGTGCAGGGCGATGATGTGGTGGCGCTGTTCGCCCCCCGTGGCCTGCCGTTGCTCAGCATGATCATCGGCGCGTTCAAGGCCGGTGGCGCGTACCTGGCACTGGACGATCGTCATCCGGCCGGACGCAGTGCGCGCATGCTGGTGAGCAGCGCCGCGCCGGTGTTGCTGACGCCCCGTGACTGTCTGACTCAGGTCGAGGCGATGCTGGGGCTGATGGAAACCCCGCCACGCCTGCTGATCCTCGAAGACCTGCTGGCCAACGACCGCGACGACAATCCCGGCCGCTACGCCAGCGCCGAGCAGCTCGCCTACGTGATCTACACCTCCGGCTCCACCGGCGAGCCGAAAGGGGTGATGGTCAACCAGCGCGGCATGCTCAACAACCAGATGTCGAAGTTGCCGTACCTGCGTCTGGGCGAGGGCGATGTGATTGCTCAAACCGCTGCCACCGGGTTCGACATTTCGGTCTGGCAATTCCTCACCGCGCCGCTGTTCGGCGGTCGCGTGGAAATCCTGCCGGACGCCGTGGTGCATGACCCGCAACGGCTGCTGGAAGAAGTGGTGGCCAATCAAGTCAGCGTGTTGGAGTGCGTGCCTGCGGTGATCGACGGCATGCTCGCCGTTGCGCCGCACAAGCTTGACGCCTTGCGTTGGCTGATCCCCACCGGCGAGGCGCTGACCGTGGACCTGGCGACCCGCTGGTTCAATCGCTACCCGAACGTGCCGCTGGTCAACGCCTATGGCCCGGCCGAATGCGCCGACGACGTGGCGCTGCACACCCTCACCGGCGCGCCTGCTGCCAAGGCCAACATGCCCATCGGTCGCCCCACCGACAACAACCGCTTGTATGTGCTGGATTCCAGTCTGC